Proteins from a genomic interval of candidate division KSB1 bacterium:
- the dnaB gene encoding replicative DNA helicase yields the protein MAKAEETTRIPPQAMEAENSVIGAMLLSAEAVNTAVELLDETCFYKEAHKKIFMAALALHEKNLPVDVLTVANELEKRGQLEAVGGHYYLTELVERVPGTANVEHHCKIVLDRALLRKLITIADEIQQECYQHGQDAIDIIDAAERKIFALSENKARKDYTHIKPVVMKAMDKIDENSRKQGHVTGIPTGFHKLDHILSGLQNSDLIILAARPSMGKTALALNIARNAAVNGHPVAIFSLEMADYQLAMRMLCSEARLDSHRVRLGKLTESEWQLLAQSASKLFSMPIFIDDTPGITVLELRSKARRLKAEHNIGLIVIDYLQLMRLATRVENRQIEIAMISQSLKNLAKELDIPVLALSQLSRAVEARSDGRPVLSDLRESGAIEQDADVVIFIHRPAQAKGDEIDGQTRAEVIVAKQRNGPTGDIELVFLSKYVQFANLEDYREEIPVLREDLF from the coding sequence ATGGCGAAAGCAGAAGAGACAACCCGCATTCCCCCGCAGGCGATGGAGGCCGAAAATTCGGTCATTGGCGCCATGCTGCTTTCCGCCGAGGCGGTGAACACGGCGGTGGAACTGCTGGATGAAACGTGTTTTTATAAAGAGGCGCACAAGAAAATTTTTATGGCCGCCTTGGCGCTGCATGAAAAAAACCTGCCGGTCGATGTTTTGACTGTTGCCAATGAGCTGGAAAAGCGCGGGCAACTCGAAGCGGTGGGCGGCCATTATTATTTGACCGAACTGGTGGAACGCGTGCCGGGCACGGCGAATGTCGAGCATCATTGCAAAATTGTGCTCGACCGCGCGCTGCTGCGCAAGCTGATCACCATCGCCGATGAGATTCAGCAGGAATGCTATCAGCACGGCCAGGATGCCATCGACATCATAGACGCGGCGGAACGCAAGATTTTTGCGCTTTCCGAGAACAAGGCGCGCAAAGATTACACACACATCAAGCCCGTGGTCATGAAGGCCATGGACAAGATCGATGAAAATTCGCGCAAACAAGGCCATGTGACGGGAATTCCGACCGGTTTTCATAAACTAGATCACATTCTCTCGGGACTGCAGAATTCCGATTTGATCATTTTGGCCGCACGCCCGTCTATGGGTAAGACGGCGTTGGCGCTGAATATCGCCCGAAATGCAGCGGTAAATGGACATCCGGTCGCCATCTTTAGCCTCGAAATGGCGGACTATCAACTGGCCATGCGTATGTTGTGTTCCGAGGCGCGCCTCGACTCGCATCGCGTCCGGTTGGGTAAATTGACCGAGAGCGAATGGCAGTTGCTGGCGCAGTCGGCCTCAAAGCTGTTTTCCATGCCGATTTTCATCGATGATACGCCCGGCATTACCGTCTTAGAATTGCGTTCCAAAGCGCGGCGTTTAAAGGCCGAGCACAACATCGGGCTGATCGTCATCGACTATCTGCAGCTGATGCGCCTGGCGACGCGAGTCGAAAATCGTCAGATCGAAATCGCCATGATTTCGCAGTCGCTGAAAAACCTGGCTAAGGAACTGGACATCCCGGTGTTGGCGCTTTCACAGTTGTCGCGTGCCGTTGAAGCGCGCAGCGACGGCAGGCCGGTTTTGTCCGACCTTCGCGAATCCGGAGCCATTGAGCAGGACGCCGACGTCGTTATTTTCATCCACCGACCGGCGCAGGCGAAGGGTGATGAAATCGACGGCCAAACGCGCGCCGAGGTCATCGTTGCCAAACAGCGAAACGGGCCGACCGGAGACATCGAGTTGGTCTTTCTCAGCAAATACGTTCAATTTGCCAATTTGGAAGATTATCGGGAAGAAATTCCCGTCTTGCGTGAAGATCTATTTTAA
- a CDS encoding bifunctional (p)ppGpp synthetase/guanosine-3',5'-bis(diphosphate) 3'-pyrophosphohydrolase: MQTQTTTTSEPTLAQSYGETVEGLLLRMARYQNSADIELVRRAFELSYEAHKGQRRNSGEPYFEHPLEVAKILVGLKMDYQTVIGGILHDTVEDTYVTLDMIRKEFGEQVARLVDGVTKISNLKLTGFQRQQAENFKKMLMSMVHDIRVILIKFADRLHNMRTLEYLAEEKRRRIALETQQVYAPLAHRLGLSRIKAELEDLAFKHLEPETYQDLVRRVAETKEEREQAILIITNSIRNELVKNHIPARLEGRAKHYASIWHKMTVRGVPFEEITDLQAIRIIVDKVSDCYAALGIVHSLHKPINERFKDYIANPKANGYQSIHTTIIGPLGKKYEVQIRTEDMHRVAEEGIAAHWRYKEGKLHEDELDRQLTWLRQFLESEEEQDDESFLEHLKINLFPDEIFVYTPKGDLYRLPVNSTPVDFAFAVHTDIGMHCFAARVNNRIQPLSYKLKSGDVVAIITSPNKYPNKDWLQFVVTSKARSKIKKYLRDVEFESSVNLGQEILAGGVNRIGLKYKNINLSDLAEKLHYNSEKQLLAALGRGNLKLETVLRRLVPDAQKLQPQKAKFPQWLVRQRKSESTIRVAGMDNILVNFARCCNPVPGEPITGVITKGRGIVVHSNACKNLEQLIQNPDRIMDVSWNISSESKRFVAGLQVLGERRKNTLADISANVEKSDSVIVSMKMGTDNSLFTCRLEVEVYNLDHLNKLIANLKKVEGVVAIERFNALVS; this comes from the coding sequence ATGCAGACGCAAACGACGACAACCTCTGAACCCACCCTGGCGCAAAGCTACGGCGAAACCGTCGAAGGGCTGTTGCTGCGCATGGCGCGCTATCAGAACAGCGCCGACATTGAACTGGTACGCCGCGCTTTTGAGCTGAGCTACGAAGCGCACAAGGGTCAGCGTCGTAATTCCGGCGAACCCTACTTTGAGCACCCGCTCGAAGTCGCCAAGATCCTCGTCGGCTTAAAGATGGACTATCAGACCGTCATCGGCGGCATCCTGCACGATACGGTCGAGGACACCTATGTCACGCTAGATATGATCCGTAAGGAGTTCGGGGAGCAGGTGGCTCGTTTGGTCGACGGCGTGACCAAGATCTCCAATCTAAAGCTGACCGGATTTCAGCGCCAACAAGCGGAAAATTTCAAAAAGATGCTGATGTCGATGGTGCACGACATCCGCGTCATCCTGATCAAGTTCGCCGACCGTCTGCACAACATGCGCACTTTGGAATATCTGGCTGAGGAAAAGCGTCGCCGCATAGCCCTTGAAACTCAGCAGGTTTATGCGCCGCTGGCGCATCGCTTGGGGCTGTCGCGCATCAAAGCCGAACTCGAGGATCTGGCCTTCAAGCATCTGGAACCCGAAACGTATCAAGATTTGGTCAGACGCGTCGCCGAGACCAAAGAAGAGCGGGAACAAGCCATTCTGATCATCACCAACTCTATCCGCAACGAGTTGGTAAAAAACCACATCCCAGCGCGATTGGAGGGCCGAGCCAAGCATTATGCCAGTATCTGGCACAAAATGACCGTGCGCGGCGTACCGTTCGAGGAGATAACTGACCTCCAGGCCATCCGCATTATTGTCGACAAAGTCAGCGATTGTTACGCCGCCCTCGGCATAGTCCATTCGCTGCACAAGCCGATCAACGAACGGTTCAAAGACTATATTGCCAATCCCAAGGCCAACGGTTACCAGTCGATTCATACAACCATCATTGGGCCGCTCGGCAAAAAGTACGAAGTGCAGATCCGCACCGAAGATATGCACCGAGTTGCCGAAGAGGGAATCGCTGCTCATTGGCGCTACAAAGAAGGCAAGCTGCACGAGGACGAACTCGACCGGCAACTTACATGGTTACGGCAGTTCCTCGAATCCGAGGAGGAGCAGGACGACGAATCCTTCCTCGAGCATCTCAAAATCAACCTTTTTCCGGACGAAATTTTCGTTTACACACCCAAGGGCGACCTCTATCGACTTCCCGTCAACTCAACGCCGGTGGATTTCGCTTTTGCCGTGCATACGGACATCGGCATGCACTGTTTTGCCGCCCGCGTCAATAACCGTATCCAGCCGTTAAGCTACAAGCTAAAAAGCGGCGACGTCGTTGCCATCATTACTTCGCCCAATAAATACCCCAACAAAGATTGGCTGCAGTTCGTCGTAACCAGCAAGGCGCGCTCAAAGATCAAAAAATATCTCCGCGACGTCGAATTCGAAAGCAGCGTGAACCTGGGTCAGGAAATCCTGGCAGGCGGAGTCAATCGGATCGGACTCAAGTATAAAAATATCAATCTGAGCGATCTGGCCGAGAAACTCCATTATAATTCCGAGAAGCAACTTTTGGCGGCGTTGGGGCGCGGGAACCTGAAATTAGAAACCGTGCTGCGCCGTCTGGTTCCAGATGCGCAAAAGCTCCAGCCGCAAAAAGCCAAATTTCCGCAATGGCTGGTCAGGCAGCGCAAGTCCGAGAGCACCATTCGCGTCGCGGGTATGGACAACATCCTGGTCAACTTTGCCCGTTGCTGCAACCCGGTTCCCGGTGAGCCGATCACCGGCGTCATTACCAAAGGGCGCGGCATCGTGGTGCATTCGAACGCATGCAAAAATTTAGAGCAGCTGATCCAGAACCCCGACCGAATTATGGATGTCAGCTGGAACATCAGCAGCGAATCGAAGCGCTTTGTCGCCGGACTGCAGGTACTCGGCGAGCGCCGCAAGAATACACTGGCGGACATCTCTGCAAATGTTGAGAAATCGGATTCGGTCATTGTCAGCATGAAAATGGGAACAGATAATTCCCTTTTCACCTGCCGCTTGGAAGTCGAAGTCTACAATCTCGACCACCTGAACAAACTGATTGCCAATTTGAAAAAGGTTGAAGGCGTGGTTGCCATCGAACGTTTCAATGCATTGGTGTCATGA
- a CDS encoding integration host factor subunit beta, whose protein sequence is MEDHIRTVTKKDVAKRTAKIVGEKIYLTEKVVDGVFQALREFMMEADPEIRIEIRDFGVFEVKKTKAKPKARNPKTGEIIYVPPRRKTHFKAGKLLKEVLKEPLKREAE, encoded by the coding sequence ATGGAAGATCACATCAGGACCGTAACCAAAAAAGATGTTGCGAAACGAACTGCCAAGATTGTCGGCGAAAAGATCTATTTGACCGAAAAGGTCGTCGACGGGGTATTCCAAGCGCTAAGAGAGTTTATGATGGAAGCGGATCCCGAGATTCGCATAGAGATTCGCGATTTCGGCGTTTTTGAAGTAAAAAAGACAAAAGCGAAACCCAAAGCGCGAAATCCCAAAACCGGCGAGATCATCTATGTGCCTCCTCGTCGGAAAACTCATTTTAAGGCCGGCAAGCTGTTGAAAGAAGTGCTCAAAGAACCGCTCAAGCGGGAAGCGGAATAA
- the ruvX gene encoding Holliday junction resolvase RuvX, with product MKILPAEKSYLLAIPSGRILGIDYGEKRIGLAVSDPLQFSAFSLKTLRNEGIRSVAEKLQVIIAEQNIRAIVIGKPIQMSGEAGEMCRKAEQFAKQLASVLIDMPIFLWDERWTTLSAERLLRETGRSPSQEKEQIDQIAAAYLLQSFLQRLDVVKRTADQQT from the coding sequence ATGAAGATCTTGCCGGCTGAAAAATCTTACCTGCTGGCTATCCCTTCGGGAAGAATTCTCGGCATTGATTACGGCGAGAAGCGTATCGGACTTGCCGTCAGTGATCCTTTGCAATTCTCTGCTTTCAGCCTAAAAACTTTACGCAATGAGGGAATTCGATCCGTAGCCGAAAAGCTGCAGGTCATCATTGCCGAGCAGAATATTCGGGCGATCGTAATCGGCAAGCCGATACAAATGAGCGGAGAGGCAGGGGAGATGTGCCGGAAAGCCGAGCAGTTCGCCAAACAATTAGCTTCCGTATTGATCGATATGCCGATTTTCCTTTGGGACGAAAGGTGGACGACCCTAAGCGCAGAGCGCCTGCTGCGCGAAACGGGTCGTTCTCCTTCGCAAGAAAAAGAACAGATCGATCAAATCGCCGCAGCCTATCTTTTGCAGAGTTTTCTGCAGCGGCTCGATGTCGTTAAACGCACCGCCGATCAACAAACTTGA
- the lnt gene encoding apolipoprotein N-acyltransferase, producing the protein MNKKEIGLAALSGALFAFSLPPFKTGFLAYGALVPFFLLIERKSLKEAARWGYFTGAIIAVLTLNWIAWATFGGFIGVLLVWPLYLALWSVSFTLLKQRFGDSAFLFAPFLWTAMEYLQSFSELAFPWNYLGYTQTYYLPLIQFAEYFSVYGVGFWVALLNVLLFLLLKSGNDKHRRVLLSLSIVVLWALPLGHGLHRMRAPAEQDELLRIAMIQANLDPNEKWSENLYENNFSLYERLTASVLDSNLDLIIWPETAVSFYLRSEPHYQARIHRLIDAPRICFLTGALDYRYIDEQNYVYYNSALFIEPNRQGFQHHHKMKLVPFSERVPYKSFFLFRLLKTLLWNFGLGDYAVGEEETVFDGPMRTESIGRRFKTSAAICYESVFPEHVRRYVDKGAQFLIIITNDAWFGKTQGPFQHNQIAVFRAIETRRDIARCANTGVSCFIDRFGRIRKATKIYTQAVVVDQVRLSDEKTFFLRHGHIFADAAAILSAALLMFCLSARAIKK; encoded by the coding sequence ATGAATAAAAAAGAAATCGGCCTGGCTGCGCTTTCAGGTGCTCTTTTCGCTTTTTCCCTGCCTCCCTTCAAAACCGGCTTTTTGGCCTATGGGGCGTTGGTCCCCTTTTTCTTATTGATCGAGAGAAAAAGTCTGAAAGAGGCCGCTCGATGGGGCTATTTTACCGGCGCCATTATCGCCGTCCTCACTCTCAATTGGATCGCCTGGGCAACATTCGGCGGTTTTATCGGGGTTCTGTTGGTATGGCCGCTCTATCTTGCATTGTGGAGCGTTTCGTTTACCCTTCTCAAGCAAAGATTCGGTGATTCCGCTTTCCTCTTTGCCCCGTTTCTTTGGACGGCGATGGAATACCTTCAATCGTTTTCCGAATTGGCATTTCCATGGAACTATCTCGGTTATACGCAAACCTATTATTTGCCTCTTATCCAGTTCGCCGAGTATTTTTCGGTCTATGGGGTCGGCTTTTGGGTGGCTCTGCTCAACGTTCTGCTCTTTTTGCTCCTAAAAAGCGGCAATGACAAGCATCGTCGGGTTCTTTTGTCATTATCGATCGTGGTCCTATGGGCCCTGCCGTTGGGACACGGCCTTCATCGTATGCGCGCTCCGGCAGAGCAGGACGAGTTACTGCGCATCGCAATGATTCAGGCCAATCTCGATCCCAACGAAAAGTGGTCGGAAAACTTGTATGAAAATAATTTTTCCCTTTATGAGCGCTTGACCGCTTCCGTTCTCGATTCCAATCTCGATTTGATCATCTGGCCGGAAACCGCCGTCTCATTTTATTTGCGCTCCGAACCCCACTATCAAGCCCGCATCCATCGCCTGATTGATGCACCGCGGATATGTTTTCTTACCGGCGCACTGGATTATCGCTATATTGACGAACAAAATTACGTCTACTATAACAGCGCTTTGTTCATCGAACCCAATCGGCAGGGCTTTCAACATCATCATAAAATGAAATTGGTGCCGTTTTCCGAACGGGTACCGTACAAATCTTTTTTCCTGTTTCGGCTCCTAAAAACTCTTTTGTGGAATTTTGGTCTCGGCGACTATGCGGTGGGGGAGGAGGAAACGGTTTTCGACGGGCCAATGCGCACCGAGTCCATCGGCAGGCGTTTCAAAACCTCAGCGGCCATCTGCTATGAATCGGTGTTCCCTGAACACGTTCGCCGCTATGTGGATAAGGGTGCTCAATTCCTTATCATTATAACCAATGACGCATGGTTTGGAAAAACGCAGGGGCCCTTTCAGCACAACCAAATTGCCGTCTTTCGGGCAATCGAAACTCGGCGCGACATTGCCCGATGCGCCAACACCGGCGTATCTTGTTTCATAGATCGCTTCGGCAGAATAAGAAAAGCAACGAAAATCTATACGCAGGCAGTGGTTGTGGATCAAGTCCGGTTGTCCGACGAAAAGACCTTTTTTCTCCGGCATGGTCATATCTTTGCCGATGCAGCAGCGATTCTTTCCGCAGCCTTACTGATGTTCTGTTTGTCGGCGAGGGCGATAAAAAAATGA
- the bamD gene encoding outer membrane protein assembly factor BamD: MKKIFPFFLALIVFFSCAGTKKIPVNASEEERMAFALRLYQKGDYLEAKTQFRILTLSHSGSLIADKAQFYLAECHFHLKEYLLAASEYERLLKVYPNSEYTDDAKFKLGLSYFKLSPHYGLDQDYTKQAVMHFQEFLEDYPASILKTEVEQYLLQARSKFAEKVYSSGEIYRKMRYYESAIIYYDKVLEEYFDTPFAPRALYWSAECHRRLGKYQEALDLLTAFVQKYPKHEWMPRVRSKIIQTKNDYNKHQQRSAHSAQGEDKKGN, translated from the coding sequence ATGAAAAAGATTTTTCCCTTTTTTTTAGCATTGATTGTTTTTTTCTCTTGTGCGGGTACCAAAAAGATCCCAGTTAATGCTTCCGAAGAGGAGCGGATGGCTTTTGCGCTTCGACTCTATCAAAAAGGCGATTATTTGGAAGCCAAAACGCAATTCCGCATTCTAACGCTCAGCCACAGCGGCAGCCTTATTGCCGACAAGGCGCAATTTTACCTTGCAGAGTGTCACTTTCACCTCAAAGAATACTTGCTGGCCGCAAGTGAATATGAACGCCTGCTGAAAGTCTATCCCAATTCCGAATACACGGATGATGCAAAGTTCAAACTCGGACTGAGCTACTTTAAACTTTCACCGCATTACGGATTGGATCAAGATTACACCAAACAGGCCGTTATGCATTTTCAAGAATTTCTCGAAGACTATCCCGCCAGTATTTTGAAAACGGAAGTCGAGCAGTACCTGCTGCAGGCAAGGAGCAAATTTGCGGAAAAAGTCTATTCGTCGGGTGAAATTTACCGCAAGATGAGATATTACGAGTCGGCGATCATTTACTATGATAAAGTACTTGAAGAGTATTTCGATACCCCCTTTGCGCCAAGGGCTCTATATTGGAGCGCCGAATGCCATAGAAGATTGGGCAAGTATCAGGAGGCGCTGGACTTGTTGACCGCTTTTGTGCAAAAATATCCCAAACATGAATGGATGCCGCGCGTCCGCAGCAAAATTATACAGACGAAAAATGATTACAACAAGCATCAACAGCGCTCCGCTCATTCAGCGCAAGGTGAAGATAAAAAGGGGAACTGA
- the nadD gene encoding nicotinate-nucleotide adenylyltransferase has translation MRVGIYGGTFDPIHIAHLIIAEAARDDLNLDRVIFVPSYLPPHKPNRNISPAEIRLEMVRRAVAGNSAFFASDYEIRRQNISYTVETLRYFATQWQIDRERLFLIIGQDNLKDFDKWKEPEEIVRLASLAVAARAEQNSTLPVVLDKAVIRYLNSPLLNISASAIRDRIRNGKSIRYWVPAAVEEIICENGLYREKQ, from the coding sequence GTGAGGGTCGGTATCTACGGCGGAACTTTTGATCCGATTCATATTGCTCATTTAATTATCGCCGAAGCGGCGCGCGACGATCTCAATCTGGATCGCGTGATTTTCGTGCCCTCGTACCTTCCGCCGCACAAACCGAATCGGAACATCTCTCCTGCAGAAATCCGGTTGGAAATGGTCAGGCGCGCCGTAGCCGGCAATTCCGCTTTTTTTGCCTCGGATTACGAGATCCGTCGACAAAACATTTCGTATACCGTCGAAACTTTACGATACTTTGCGACCCAGTGGCAAATCGACAGAGAGCGATTGTTTTTGATTATCGGTCAGGATAATCTCAAGGATTTCGACAAGTGGAAGGAGCCCGAAGAAATCGTACGGCTTGCCTCCTTGGCGGTTGCCGCCCGGGCCGAGCAAAATTCAACTTTGCCGGTTGTTCTCGACAAAGCCGTCATCAGATACCTTAACTCGCCGCTGCTCAACATCTCGGCTTCGGCAATTCGAGATCGAATTCGAAACGGAAAAAGCATTCGGTATTGGGTGCCTGCAGCGGTAGAGGAAATCATTTGCGAGAACGGACTTTATCGAGAAAAGCAATAA
- a CDS encoding class IV adenylate cyclase: MKKNIEVKALYADLERAEKIACAIGATFQWRKRQSDIYWQTPQGRLKLRLQEGDPAQLIAYRRSCEPGPRPSEYEIFFTDQPQLLQGVLSNVLVQDIVVEKMRTLLLWKNVRIHLDQVRDLGNFIEFEAVINSDSQQATKHVEWLLQQFSISPSSLIDKGYYELLKEGKSASQTQGVSRQQ; the protein is encoded by the coding sequence GTGAAAAAGAATATCGAGGTTAAAGCACTTTACGCAGATCTCGAGCGCGCCGAGAAAATCGCCTGCGCCATAGGAGCGACGTTTCAGTGGCGTAAACGCCAATCGGATATCTACTGGCAGACGCCCCAAGGCCGATTAAAACTTCGGCTGCAGGAAGGCGATCCGGCGCAATTGATCGCTTACCGGCGTTCCTGCGAACCCGGGCCGCGCCCAAGCGAGTACGAAATATTTTTTACCGACCAGCCGCAGCTTTTGCAGGGAGTTTTGTCTAACGTGCTTGTTCAGGATATCGTTGTTGAAAAGATGCGCACATTGCTCTTATGGAAAAATGTAAGAATCCATTTGGATCAGGTACGGGACCTAGGAAATTTTATCGAATTCGAAGCAGTCATAAACAGCGATTCGCAGCAGGCAACCAAGCATGTCGAATGGCTGCTGCAGCAGTTTTCGATTTCACCGTCATCGCTCATTGATAAAGGATATTACGAATTACTGAAGGAAGGTAAAAGTGCTTCGCAGACTCAAGGTGTTTCACGGCAGCAGTAA
- a CDS encoding ribose-phosphate pyrophosphokinase has translation MLRRLKVFHGSSNPALAKEICEHLQVKPGQLTIKRFSNGNIKIKVEENVRNADVFVIQTASQPTNEHLVELLILIDALKYASAGRITAVMPNYFYSRSDKKDEPRISITARLITDLLETAGADRILTMTLHSPQIMGFPRIPIDQLLATPILIRHFRQMDLRNAVVAAPDVGSAKASRVFARALDLQMVILDKERLGDREEVVMLNVIGDPRNKDVLLIDDEILSGGSMLEAAKILKEQGAAKIWACCTHGFFSNDALQKFQDSCIEQVVTTNTLPQLEAAKYPKLKVLSVGKLFADAIWAIHKGESVGDLFEKISKEEL, from the coding sequence GTGCTTCGCAGACTCAAGGTGTTTCACGGCAGCAGTAACCCGGCACTGGCGAAAGAAATTTGCGAACATTTGCAGGTCAAGCCGGGCCAATTAACCATTAAGCGCTTTTCCAACGGCAATATCAAGATCAAGGTCGAAGAGAACGTTCGTAATGCCGACGTTTTCGTCATTCAAACGGCCTCCCAGCCGACCAACGAGCATCTGGTCGAGTTACTCATTTTAATCGACGCGCTCAAATATGCGTCAGCCGGCAGAATTACCGCCGTCATGCCCAACTACTTTTACAGCCGTTCCGACAAAAAAGACGAGCCGCGCATCTCGATCACGGCAAGACTAATCACTGATCTATTGGAAACCGCCGGTGCAGACCGTATATTAACCATGACTCTGCATTCGCCGCAAATCATGGGATTTCCCCGTATTCCCATCGATCAGCTGCTGGCCACGCCTATTCTCATTCGCCATTTTCGGCAAATGGATTTGCGGAACGCCGTTGTGGCGGCGCCGGACGTCGGCAGCGCCAAGGCTTCGCGCGTCTTTGCCCGCGCTCTTGACCTTCAGATGGTCATCCTCGACAAAGAGAGACTCGGCGACCGCGAAGAAGTCGTCATGCTGAACGTCATCGGCGATCCCCGCAATAAAGACGTTTTACTCATCGACGATGAGATTCTTTCCGGCGGCTCCATGCTCGAAGCCGCAAAAATCCTAAAAGAACAGGGCGCCGCTAAAATCTGGGCATGTTGTACGCACGGTTTCTTTTCCAACGATGCGCTGCAAAAATTTCAGGATTCCTGCATAGAACAGGTCGTGACGACCAACACTTTGCCGCAGTTGGAAGCCGCAAAGTATCCCAAACTAAAAGTGCTTTCCGTCGGAAAACTGTTTGCAGATGCCATCTGGGCAATTCATAAGGGCGAATCTGTGGGCGATTTGTTCGAAAAAATATCCAAAGAGGAGCTTTGA
- a CDS encoding GHMP kinase: GEDVRYYLGPVNKDILARAREAINDGDARKIGALMTEAQRFFDHFIAPACPTELLSPKLHFVLSSPELKPYIWGGKGVGSQGDGCVQFITKGPEEQKIVMQKLEELNTEPYPLTIRAAAQKRENNLNKE, encoded by the coding sequence GGCGAAGACGTACGTTACTATTTGGGGCCTGTCAACAAGGATATACTGGCGCGGGCGCGGGAGGCGATCAATGATGGAGATGCCCGTAAAATCGGAGCCCTAATGACCGAAGCACAGCGCTTTTTTGATCACTTTATCGCTCCTGCATGCCCGACCGAGCTGTTATCGCCTAAACTTCACTTTGTTCTCTCCTCGCCGGAGTTGAAGCCTTATATATGGGGAGGGAAAGGCGTCGGCTCCCAGGGAGACGGCTGTGTACAGTTTATAACCAAAGGGCCGGAAGAACAAAAAATCGTCATGCAAAAGTTGGAAGAGCTCAACACCGAGCCCTATCCGCTGACGATCCGTGCTGCTGCTCAAAAACGTGAGAACAACCTAAACAAAGAGTAA
- a CDS encoding HAD family phosphatase: MAYRMIFFDLGGVLVDVNASSSLARLGELKGWTLDETAFHWSFFEPVTSAYDAGNLNTKDYLEQFNDYFKLPLEQAVELFTDIFTLNLDTVRIAERLSSNYLLGIISNTNPLHFYRIMSDFYELHIFQEPVTSYYVKSLKPDRKIFQEACRRFDLSPEECIFIDDRQENIQAAQDIGMHGILFESPMKLMVDLYRADLKF; encoded by the coding sequence ATGGCCTATCGGATGATTTTTTTCGACCTCGGCGGCGTTCTTGTCGACGTAAATGCGTCATCTTCTCTTGCACGACTCGGCGAGTTAAAGGGGTGGACGCTGGATGAAACGGCTTTCCATTGGAGCTTTTTCGAGCCCGTTACCTCGGCTTATGATGCAGGCAACTTGAATACAAAAGATTATCTCGAACAATTCAATGATTACTTCAAGTTGCCTTTGGAACAGGCCGTCGAGCTTTTTACCGACATTTTTACTTTGAACCTGGACACTGTGCGTATAGCCGAGCGTCTCAGCAGCAATTATTTGCTGGGAATCATCAGCAACACCAATCCGCTGCACTTTTATCGCATCATGAGCGATTTCTACGAGCTGCATATTTTTCAAGAACCTGTTACTTCATATTACGTCAAGTCCTTAAAGCCGGACCGCAAAATTTTCCAGGAGGCCTGTAGGCGGTTTGACTTGTCGCCCGAAGAATGCATTTTTATAGATGATCGTCAAGAAAATATCCAGGCAGCACAAGATATCGGCATGCATGGAATCCTTTTTGAATCGCCTATGAAATTAATGGTCGATTTATACCGAGCTGACCTAAAATTCTAA